The window CCCGGCGCAATGGTTTTGGAAAATGAGGAGCAATACAGCACGTTCCCGGATGTATCCAGGCCTTTAAAGGTGGAAGGCCGTCTTGTGCCAAAAAAGATGTCCCCGTAAATATCATCTTCAATAATAGGGATGTCGTGGTGGTGGGAAATTTCCAGAATTTTTGTCTTTATCTGGGTGGACATGACCGAGCCAAGGGGATTCTGGAAATTTGGATTGAGCAGGCACGCTTTAACCCGATTTTTTGAGATTACGGATTCCACCGCATCGGGATCCATGCCTTTTTCCGGACATCCGGGCAGTTCAATCACATACATGCCCAAATCTTCAATGAGCTGGAGAAAGCAGTGGAACACCGGAGATTCCACCAGAATAACATCTCCCGGCCCTGCCACAGCCCGTAAACAAAGACTGACTGCTTCCAGACACCCGTTTGTGGTGATGATCTCATCCAAAGCCACAGGACCCGCATATCCCATCATAATTTTGGCTATGGCCTGGCGCAACTCCATGGCCCCCGCACAATTGTCATAGTTGGCAATGCCTGCACAGATGTCATCCACGGACATGGATTTGGTGATTCTGGAAAGCTGTTTCAAGGGCATCAATTCCTGGTCAGCCACTGCGGCGCCTAAGCGGACCATATCAGGCCGCTGCAGATCGGATACAATGGTTTCGGCCAGATCGTTGATCCTTACCCGGCTGGGACGTTCGGATTTCACAATGTTCACCGGCAACGGCAAGGGGCTTCTCTCCAGGGGTTTAACAAAAAAACCTGATTTCTGCCTTGCCTCCACACGTCCTCTTTTTTCAAGTTCGATGTAAGCCTGGTGGATGGTGGTAATGCTCAAACCAAGAAGGTTGTGCAGTTTTCTCAACGAAGGCAGTTTTTCTCCGGCGCGGTACTGCCCCGAAAGAATTTTATTCTGGATATCGTCTGCCAGGGCTGCATATCTGAAATTGCCCTGGTGCATGGGGTCTGTTTTCATGGTCAAATGTTCGATCTGTTATGTAGGAAATATGTTTATTCTGTAACTGTTTTCCATCACATTTTTAAACTATTAATGGTCTGCATTGCAACTACTTTGTATTTAAGGAAGAAAAATGAAACAGACCATGCTTTATCTGGTGACCGTATTGATCTGGGGTTCCACCTGGATTGCCATTAAATTTCAACTGGGACATGTGGACCCCATGGTGTCGGTCATCTACCGGTTTGGCCTGGCATCTGCCGTACTGTTCGGGTTTTGCAAAATCTTGGGCCTCTCCTTGAAGTTTTCATTGCGCAATCATCTTTTTATGGCCATTCTGGGTGTCTCTCTTTTTTCCATCAACTACTGGCTGATTTATGAAGCCGAGGTTTATCTGACTTCGGGAATCGCAGCTGTGGTATTTTCATCACTGGTCTTTTTTAATATTGCCAACAATGCCATTTTCCGGGGTGTGGCCGTAAACCGTAAAATACTTATGGGGGCTGTGGTGGGTATTTGCGGTATCTGTTTGATTTACATGCGTGAAATCGGTTCATTCAGTCTGGCGGATCAGGGGGTGAAGGGCCTGATTCTTGCCTTGTCCTCGGTAATGCTTGCATCCATTGGAAATATCACTTCTGCCCGGAACACCAAAGCGAAAATTCCCGTGATCCAGGCCAATGCCTTTGGAATGACCTACGGGACTTTATTTCTTGTAGTTATTGCCCTGTGTATGGGAAAACATTTTGAATTTACGTTTTCTGTTCCCTATATCGGATCTTTAACTTTTCTTTCCCTGTTTGGCTCAATCGTGGCCTTTGGTTCCTATCTGACCCTGATCGGAACCATGGGCGCCGATAAAGCATCCTACGCCATCACCGTGGTGCCGGTGGTGGCACTTATCATCTCCACATTTGCAGAAGGATACGTATGGTCTGTGCCCGCCATGATCGGCCTTTGCTTTGTTCTGGCCGGAAATATTATTGTTCTGGCCTGGAAATGATGCTCTGGGGATATTATTCGGCGTAAAAAGAATGGACAGGTTGACGGTGTTTTTTCCGGAACAACGTCATTATAGGGTTTTTAAAGATAAAAAGATCAGATGAAACTACCCGTAAAATAGGAAAGTTAAGTGGTGCGGTGATCCTGTTCTACCGGAATATATGTTTTGGCATGACAGTTGCTGATATTCGGTTCAGGCATTCATTAACAACAGGAGGGACCATGGAATATCGGCAAGCAGATCTGCTGGAAAGGATCAGGACGCTTACGGGCAGGGATATCCAAAGGGTCCCCCGGATCTTTAAAGATACCACACAGTTCATGTCCATTACGCCGGGGGATGTTATACGGCTTGGGGATTACGACTACTGGGTTTACAGCAACGCCAGGGAAGGGCGTTTCGGCATTGACGACCAGCCCAAGTTCTGGGTGAAGAAGGCCCTGGATCTTTGCAGCAACACCCGCAAGATAGTTAAGCTGGTATTCAGAGAGACATTCAAGGGACGCATCGGAACATTGCACTTTGACTGTGTCAGGAGCCCCGAAAAGGAAGCCGATGTATTGTCCGTCACCCAGGGACACTCCAATTTCATGCAGGGCCGGCAGGTTAAAGACAGTGTGGGCAATTTGGTCCGGATACTTGACATTGTTCCCGGTCCTTCCCTTTACCAGTATCTTCGTGATCTTGACCTGTCCCACAAAGAGTATTTCAACACGTTGTTTCCAGAAGTGATGTACAGATTCCGGGAAAGTGTAGCAGCCATTGCCCAGCTTCATGAA is drawn from uncultured Desulfobacter sp. and contains these coding sequences:
- a CDS encoding DMT family transporter, which encodes MKQTMLYLVTVLIWGSTWIAIKFQLGHVDPMVSVIYRFGLASAVLFGFCKILGLSLKFSLRNHLFMAILGVSLFSINYWLIYEAEVYLTSGIAAVVFSSLVFFNIANNAIFRGVAVNRKILMGAVVGICGICLIYMREIGSFSLADQGVKGLILALSSVMLASIGNITSARNTKAKIPVIQANAFGMTYGTLFLVVIALCMGKHFEFTFSVPYIGSLTFLSLFGSIVAFGSYLTLIGTMGADKASYAITVVPVVALIISTFAEGYVWSVPAMIGLCFVLAGNIIVLAWK
- a CDS encoding PLP-dependent aminotransferase family protein; translated protein: MKTDPMHQGNFRYAALADDIQNKILSGQYRAGEKLPSLRKLHNLLGLSITTIHQAYIELEKRGRVEARQKSGFFVKPLERSPLPLPVNIVKSERPSRVRINDLAETIVSDLQRPDMVRLGAAVADQELMPLKQLSRITKSMSVDDICAGIANYDNCAGAMELRQAIAKIMMGYAGPVALDEIITTNGCLEAVSLCLRAVAGPGDVILVESPVFHCFLQLIEDLGMYVIELPGCPEKGMDPDAVESVISKNRVKACLLNPNFQNPLGSVMSTQIKTKILEISHHHDIPIIEDDIYGDIFFGTRRPSTFKGLDTSGNVLYCSSFSKTIAPGLRAGWTLPGKFYERVVRLKLNSQLASPNTGHIVAARFLESGAYERHLRRLRNQVKNQVSSMAIAVATHFPKETRITFPQGGMFLWIELNKGVDAMDVFLKARQKGISFMPGVICSTTDRYKHCLRLNCGLCWSKELENSIAQLGRIVCTMNKK